In Dyadobacter sp. NIV53, a single window of DNA contains:
- a CDS encoding sterol desaturase family protein codes for MPGTYEFEDLILKLSTPFYIFLIGLEIFLTNRSERRSYTFKDSATNAVLMLINGGVDLLFRTAYVGILIWFYNFRIIEPIANQYIYWPALFLLEDLAFYTLHYVDHHSRLFWAVHVTHHSSEHFNLTTGFRSSVFQPLYRFIYFIPLVLLGFSPADIVIMYSVTQIYGIIVHTEYINKLGWLEYIFVTPSHHRVHHASNIEYLDKNMGMCLIIWDRIFGTFQEEIQNVPPQYGLTKPAGSDGLKETVFHEWKEIRQDFKQPVDLKTKFKYLLKAPGWSPDGSRQTSKELQKRISQE; via the coding sequence ATGCCAGGCACGTACGAATTCGAGGATCTTATCTTAAAGCTGTCAACCCCGTTTTATATTTTCCTCATAGGTCTGGAAATATTTTTGACCAACCGTTCAGAAAGGCGTAGTTATACATTTAAAGACAGCGCGACCAATGCAGTTTTAATGCTTATTAATGGTGGAGTTGACCTGCTGTTTCGTACTGCTTATGTGGGAATACTAATATGGTTTTATAATTTCCGCATTATCGAACCCATTGCTAATCAATATATTTATTGGCCAGCTCTTTTCCTGCTGGAAGATCTGGCATTTTACACCCTGCATTATGTCGATCACCACAGCAGGCTTTTCTGGGCAGTCCATGTTACCCATCATTCTTCTGAGCATTTTAACCTGACGACCGGTTTTCGTTCTTCTGTTTTTCAGCCGCTTTACCGGTTTATTTACTTCATTCCTCTGGTTTTGCTTGGATTCAGCCCCGCTGATATTGTAATCATGTATTCGGTTACCCAAATTTACGGGATCATTGTCCATACCGAATATATTAATAAACTGGGCTGGCTTGAATACATTTTCGTAACACCGTCGCATCACCGCGTACACCATGCCAGCAACATAGAATATCTTGACAAAAACATGGGTATGTGCCTTATCATCTGGGACCGGATTTTTGGCACTTTTCAGGAAGAAATCCAGAATGTACCGCCACAATACGGACTGACAAAACCGGCAGGTTCTGATGGATTAAAAGAAACTGTCTTTCATGAATGGAAGGAAATAAGACAAGATTTCAAACAACCAGTTGACCTGAAAACGAAATTCAAATATCTTCTAAAAGCACCTGGCTGGTCACCTGACGGTTCCAGGCAAACAAGCAAGGAATTGCAAAAGAGAATAAGCCAGGAGTAA
- a CDS encoding SDR family oxidoreductase, producing the protein MTGATGQVGSKTINFLKGNNDIEIVAAVRNPDKARAFAKKDIATVLFDFDDSQTHATALKGIKSVFMVTGYTVDMLRQSKVFLDSAKKAGVKHIVHLGACGRDDTTVAHWAWHQLVEKYIESSGFSFTHLRPETFMQNMLSYGGKKVVTKGVFNQYVDGARKSWVDVEDVAQVAALSLLHPDLHGGKTYRMGYDAKSYDDIADMMTLLLKRPYQYQPQSPDVFLQSMKDAGADMAYMHCVYDHYKRYAAGTIPGADDTFDNFYQITGNQPVTWEMFIKKHKAEFEY; encoded by the coding sequence ATTACCGGGGCTACGGGCCAGGTTGGAAGTAAAACAATAAATTTCCTGAAAGGAAATAATGATATAGAGATCGTTGCCGCTGTACGTAATCCGGATAAAGCCCGGGCATTTGCCAAAAAAGATATAGCCACGGTTTTGTTTGATTTTGATGACTCACAAACACATGCAACAGCTCTGAAAGGAATTAAAAGTGTGTTTATGGTTACTGGTTATACGGTCGACATGCTGCGGCAGAGCAAGGTTTTTTTGGACAGTGCCAAAAAAGCAGGTGTAAAACACATTGTTCATCTTGGTGCATGCGGACGTGACGACACGACTGTTGCACATTGGGCCTGGCATCAACTGGTTGAGAAATATATAGAGTCGTCCGGGTTTTCGTTTACACACCTGCGTCCTGAAACTTTTATGCAGAACATGTTGAGTTATGGCGGCAAGAAAGTGGTTACGAAAGGTGTTTTTAACCAGTATGTGGACGGAGCTCGTAAAAGCTGGGTGGATGTAGAAGATGTAGCGCAGGTAGCCGCATTATCACTTTTGCATCCGGATCTGCATGGTGGAAAAACGTACAGAATGGGTTATGATGCGAAGTCGTATGATGACATTGCTGATATGATGACATTACTCTTGAAAAGGCCTTATCAATATCAGCCGCAGTCGCCGGACGTATTTTTACAATCTATGAAAGATGCGGGCGCCGATATGGCGTATATGCATTGTGTTTACGATCACTATAAACGTTATGCTGCCGGTACAATTCCGGGTGCAGATGATACTTTTGATAATTTTTATCAGATAACCGGCAACCAACCAGTAACCTGGGAAATGTTTATCAAAAAACACAAAGCTGAATTTGAATATTAG
- a CDS encoding pitrilysin family protein — protein MRLRKFLLGAAMLAWSGTAFAQTKTDDVKTFTLKNGMKFLVLEDHSIPTANMYLFWKVGSRNEVHGITGLSHFFEHMMFNGSKNYGPKQFDQVMEANGGSNNAYTTENVTVYTDWFQKDALETIFKLESDRIADLSIDPKMVESERGVVLSERSTGLENSNYRLIGELVQSVAFQEHPYMFPVIGFESDIKSWTQKDLETYFKTYYSPNNTTVVVTGDITLDQVRKLADQYMAPIVAGALPQKIRTIEPQQNGERRVTAYKDISTPNVLLAYHTPQTGHEDYYALDLFSSILSSGNSSRLVKSLVMDTTIASRVFTFLGEGFDPNLFNIYAIAGNGISAQDLEKAVLSQIDNIAKNGVSEAELQKVKNQKLMEFYHSLETINGKSNSLGTYDVFFGDYRKMFDAPQEYQKVTAEDIKRIAGKYFTERNRTVGYLLPEKAEKVSTK, from the coding sequence ATGAGGCTACGAAAATTCCTGCTGGGAGCGGCAATGCTTGCCTGGTCCGGTACTGCTTTTGCGCAAACTAAAACTGATGATGTTAAGACCTTTACGTTGAAAAATGGCATGAAATTTCTGGTTCTGGAAGATCATTCCATTCCAACTGCCAACATGTACCTGTTCTGGAAAGTGGGTTCACGCAATGAAGTCCATGGCATTACAGGCCTCTCCCACTTCTTTGAGCATATGATGTTCAACGGCTCCAAAAACTACGGCCCTAAGCAATTCGACCAGGTTATGGAAGCAAACGGTGGTTCCAATAATGCATACACAACCGAGAACGTAACAGTATATACGGACTGGTTTCAAAAAGATGCACTTGAAACGATTTTCAAACTGGAATCTGACCGGATTGCTGATCTGAGTATTGATCCGAAAATGGTTGAAAGTGAAAGAGGTGTCGTGCTTTCAGAACGCAGTACAGGCCTTGAAAACAGCAATTATAGATTAATCGGAGAATTAGTACAATCCGTAGCTTTTCAGGAACATCCTTATATGTTTCCTGTAATTGGCTTTGAATCAGACATTAAAAGCTGGACGCAAAAGGATTTGGAAACGTATTTCAAAACGTACTATTCACCCAATAACACTACTGTGGTTGTTACAGGAGATATTACATTAGATCAGGTACGGAAACTGGCTGACCAATATATGGCTCCAATCGTAGCAGGCGCATTGCCTCAAAAAATACGGACCATCGAACCTCAGCAAAACGGAGAACGCAGGGTTACGGCCTATAAAGACATTTCTACACCTAACGTATTGCTTGCTTATCATACTCCACAAACCGGACATGAGGATTATTATGCACTGGATTTGTTCAGCAGTATATTATCTTCCGGTAATTCCTCACGACTTGTAAAATCGCTTGTGATGGACACAACCATTGCTTCCAGGGTTTTTACATTTTTGGGAGAAGGCTTTGATCCTAACCTTTTCAACATTTATGCGATTGCCGGAAACGGTATTTCTGCACAGGATCTGGAAAAGGCGGTACTTTCACAAATTGACAATATTGCTAAAAATGGCGTGTCGGAAGCAGAACTGCAAAAAGTTAAAAACCAGAAACTGATGGAATTCTATCATTCTTTGGAAACGATCAATGGGAAATCGAATAGCCTGGGAACGTATGATGTATTTTTTGGCGATTACCGGAAAATGTTTGATGCACCACAAGAATATCAAAAAGTGACAGCAGAAGATATCAAACGAATTGCTGGCAAATATTTTACTGAAAGAAACAGGACTGTCGGATATTTATTACCGGAAAAAGCGGAAAAGGTTTCGACTAAGTAA
- a CDS encoding T9SS type A sorting domain-containing protein, producing the protein MKTSAKNFIYALALTTVLAFSASAEDKKTKKVTAFGTGIYATKTGKINVNVNKYNEKLTVIQLQDKRGNILYQEVVNKNETKFRRSLDVNELPTGEYTLQIMSDGEKQIKKVEVNEKHPERVISMN; encoded by the coding sequence ATGAAAACTTCAGCAAAAAATTTCATTTACGCATTAGCTCTTACTACCGTGCTCGCTTTCAGCGCCTCAGCAGAAGACAAAAAAACAAAGAAAGTTACTGCATTTGGAACCGGGATCTACGCGACCAAAACTGGTAAAATTAATGTCAATGTAAACAAGTATAATGAGAAACTGACAGTAATTCAGCTTCAGGACAAAAGAGGAAATATTCTGTATCAGGAAGTAGTTAACAAAAATGAAACAAAATTCCGACGTTCCCTGGATGTAAATGAACTACCGACCGGTGAGTATACTTTACAAATTATGAGCGATGGCGAAAAACAAATTAAAAAGGTAGAAGTAAATGAAAAACACCCTGAACGAGTAATATCCATGAATTAA
- a CDS encoding heme-binding protein, whose amino-acid sequence MITLADARKIIAAAENKAVQIGQPMNIAVADAGGNLIAHVRMDNAWLGSIDISIKKAFTSRAFDISTKDLADNAQSGQQFFGIHASNDGKVMIFAGGIPLKKDGRVIGAIGVSGGSGEQDHSVAEAGVAAFEMKTEHTENFRQN is encoded by the coding sequence ATGATCACATTAGCAGATGCCAGAAAAATTATTGCTGCAGCAGAAAACAAGGCAGTTCAAATAGGCCAGCCAATGAATATTGCGGTTGCTGATGCAGGAGGAAATCTGATTGCTCACGTGCGTATGGATAATGCCTGGCTGGGAAGTATTGATATTTCTATCAAAAAAGCTTTTACGTCCCGTGCATTCGATATCAGTACAAAGGACCTTGCTGACAATGCCCAATCTGGTCAGCAGTTTTTTGGGATTCATGCATCCAACGATGGTAAAGTAATGATCTTCGCCGGTGGGATTCCACTTAAAAAAGATGGAAGAGTGATAGGAGCTATTGGCGTAAGTGGCGGTTCAGGCGAACAGGACCATTCGGTGGCAGAAGCTGGTGTGGCTGCTTTTGAAATGAAAACGGAACACACAGAAAATTTCAGACAAAATTAA
- a CDS encoding helix-turn-helix domain-containing protein, with protein MAINTDNVKLVFGLKLKQLRLDKGLSLSELSQKSGLSLSYINEIEKGKKYPKSDKIIALAKAMDVDYDTLVSLKLSKRLEPISELLSSNILTELPLELFGIDPANLLEILSDAPTKISAFVGTLIEIARNYNMSIEKFYFSALRTYQEMHDNYFEDIELEAERFLTFHDVPGLALLDEIQLAGILTNNYNYKIEDINEKANPEFASVRSLTIPGNQGHRLLINTHLSSVQRAFIYGREIGYHYLNLKNRLHTTALVEAESFEQLLNNFKASYFASAIIIRRSLLIPKLADFLLLKTWQPEMLIAMIHDFNTTPESFFYRVSNVLPQYFGINQIYFSRFNNFAGQNLFDMTKEMHISRKHYPHTVRDEHYCRRWVALTILNDLAELKENKLAPNILCKAQKSTYVDSQDEYLVISFAQPTVTTPNLNVSVSMGIFLDEQTKEKLGFLQDSAIPHRIVNQTCERCSLFDCKERIAAPIILQKKFKNEALRNALKRLIK; from the coding sequence GTGGCTATAAATACCGATAACGTAAAACTGGTTTTTGGACTAAAACTAAAACAACTTCGTCTCGACAAAGGATTATCACTTAGTGAACTTTCTCAAAAGTCAGGGCTATCGTTATCTTATATCAACGAAATCGAAAAAGGAAAAAAATACCCGAAATCAGACAAGATCATTGCCTTGGCCAAGGCCATGGACGTGGATTACGACACACTTGTATCGCTCAAATTAAGCAAACGACTGGAACCGATTTCGGAGTTGCTCAGCTCTAATATTCTTACTGAACTTCCGCTTGAATTATTTGGCATTGATCCGGCTAACTTACTTGAAATACTGTCTGACGCACCTACTAAAATCAGTGCGTTTGTAGGAACGCTGATCGAAATTGCCAGGAATTACAACATGTCCATTGAAAAATTTTATTTCTCGGCATTACGTACTTACCAGGAAATGCACGATAATTATTTTGAGGATATAGAGCTGGAAGCAGAGCGTTTTTTAACATTTCATGACGTTCCTGGTCTTGCACTTTTGGATGAAATTCAACTCGCGGGAATCCTGACAAATAATTACAATTACAAGATTGAGGATATCAACGAAAAAGCGAATCCTGAGTTTGCCAGCGTACGTTCACTAACTATTCCAGGGAATCAGGGGCACCGTCTTTTGATCAATACGCATTTATCTTCTGTACAGAGAGCATTTATTTATGGCCGTGAAATAGGCTATCATTACCTGAACCTTAAAAACCGGCTGCATACCACAGCACTGGTTGAAGCTGAATCATTTGAGCAGCTCCTGAACAACTTTAAAGCATCTTATTTTGCGAGTGCCATTATCATCAGAAGAAGTTTGCTCATTCCAAAACTCGCTGATTTTCTTTTACTAAAAACATGGCAGCCCGAAATGCTGATTGCCATGATCCACGATTTTAATACAACACCGGAATCCTTTTTTTACCGGGTCAGTAACGTTTTGCCCCAGTATTTCGGGATCAACCAGATTTACTTTTCGCGCTTCAATAACTTTGCCGGGCAAAATCTTTTTGATATGACCAAGGAAATGCATATTTCACGTAAGCATTATCCACATACTGTACGTGACGAACATTATTGCAGGCGCTGGGTAGCACTAACGATATTGAATGATCTGGCCGAGCTAAAAGAAAATAAATTAGCGCCCAATATTCTATGCAAGGCTCAAAAATCCACTTACGTTGATTCTCAGGATGAGTACCTGGTAATCAGTTTTGCCCAACCCACAGTTACTACGCCTAACCTCAATGTAAGTGTATCAATGGGAATTTTCCTGGATGAGCAAACAAAGGAAAAGCTTGGCTTTTTACAGGATTCAGCCATTCCACATCGTATAGTAAACCAGACTTGCGAAAGATGTTCTTTATTTGATTGTAAGGAGCGTATTGCTGCGCCGATTATTTTGCAGAAAAAATTCAAAAATGAAGCACTGAGAAATGCGCTCAAAAGGTTAATTAAGTAA
- the leuS gene encoding leucine--tRNA ligase, which yields MSEYSHKEIEKKWQDYWESNQTFKVENHSDLPKYYVLDMFPYPSGAGLHVGHPLGYIASDIYSRYKRLKGFNVLHPMGFDSFGLPAEQYAIQTGQHPAVTTEQNITRYIEQLKNLGFSYDWSREVRTSDPSYYKWTQWIFMELFNSWYNNDTQQAEAIETLTAKFENYGNSHVNAPCDEDTPAFTAQEWNVFTEEEQYKITLKYRLTYVADATVNWCAALGSVLSNDEVKDGVSERGGYPVVQKLMRQWMMRITAYSQRLLDGLDTVEWTDSLKEQQRNWIGRSVGALVKFEIEGKGRMEEREERNDATLPSSPSSIPPNFSPIIEVFTTRVDTIYGVSFMVIAPEHELVDVITTPEQRAEIDAYIDMTKKRSERDRMSDVKTVSGAFTGAYVINPANDEKVPVYIADYVLAGYGTGAVMGVPSGDQRDWNFAKHFDLPIIPILDAQKEIDIQADATKEGQYINSGMINGMKFNEANKTLIEWLEERGVGKGKINYRLRDAVFGRQRYWGEPVPVYYKNDSTGQPIPYLLEESELPLNLPEVDKYLPTESGEPPLGRAEGWEHGTGNAYELSTMPGWAGSSWYWYRYMDSKNDEEFASKEAIDYWRNVDLYIGGTEHATGHLLYSRFWNKFLKDRGFVPEEEPFKKLINQGMIQGRSSFVYRVKSEEFSKPVFVSAGLRSQYEVTALHVDVNIVENDILDIEKFKATRFDISAENAEFILEDGKYHCGVEVEKMSKSKFNVVNPDDIVTKYGADTLRLYEMFLGPLEQAKPWNTNGIDGTYRFIRKFWRLFYSETGQWLVKEEAAKPEELKVLHKTIKKIEEDIEHFSFNTAVSAFMVCVNELGALKCHSKAVLQELVVLLSPYAPHITEELWDALGNEKGMVSKTAFPKFEPQYVVEAIFEYPIQINGKVRISLPFALDTTPADIEKEVLANETVQRWMEGNVAKKVIVVPKRIVNVVI from the coding sequence ATGAGCGAGTACAGTCATAAGGAGATAGAAAAGAAATGGCAGGATTATTGGGAAAGTAATCAAACTTTCAAAGTTGAAAATCATTCTGATCTTCCTAAATATTATGTGTTGGATATGTTTCCTTATCCTTCCGGTGCCGGTTTACATGTGGGGCATCCGTTAGGGTACATTGCATCGGATATTTATTCCAGATATAAAAGACTGAAAGGATTCAATGTTTTGCACCCGATGGGTTTCGATAGTTTCGGGCTTCCAGCTGAGCAATATGCTATTCAGACAGGCCAGCATCCTGCTGTTACCACCGAGCAAAATATTACCAGATATATTGAACAACTGAAAAACCTTGGTTTCAGTTACGACTGGAGCCGCGAAGTCCGCACCTCTGATCCGTCTTATTACAAATGGACGCAATGGATTTTTATGGAACTTTTCAATAGCTGGTATAACAACGATACACAGCAGGCAGAGGCCATTGAAACATTAACTGCAAAGTTTGAAAACTATGGTAACAGTCATGTAAACGCTCCTTGTGATGAGGATACACCGGCTTTTACCGCGCAAGAATGGAATGTTTTTACCGAAGAAGAACAATATAAAATTACGCTTAAATACCGCCTGACTTATGTAGCCGATGCAACCGTAAACTGGTGTGCAGCATTGGGTTCTGTATTGTCCAATGATGAGGTAAAAGACGGCGTATCAGAGCGTGGCGGTTATCCTGTCGTGCAAAAATTAATGCGCCAGTGGATGATGCGTATCACTGCCTACTCACAGCGCCTTTTGGATGGACTGGATACCGTAGAATGGACTGATTCCTTAAAAGAACAGCAAAGGAACTGGATCGGAAGGTCGGTAGGAGCTCTTGTTAAGTTTGAAATAGAAGGAAAGGGAAGAATGGAGGAAAGGGAGGAACGGAATGATGCCACCCTTCCTTCTTCCCCTTCCTCCATTCCTCCCAATTTTTCCCCAATAATTGAAGTCTTCACCACTCGTGTTGATACGATTTATGGAGTTAGTTTCATGGTAATAGCACCGGAACATGAATTGGTAGACGTAATTACCACGCCGGAGCAGCGTGCTGAGATTGACGCATATATTGATATGACCAAAAAGCGGTCGGAGCGTGACAGGATGTCGGATGTGAAAACGGTTTCAGGTGCTTTTACGGGCGCTTATGTGATCAATCCTGCGAATGATGAAAAAGTGCCGGTTTATATCGCTGACTATGTTTTGGCAGGATATGGAACTGGTGCTGTGATGGGAGTTCCATCGGGTGATCAGCGTGACTGGAACTTCGCCAAACATTTTGATCTGCCTATTATTCCGATTCTGGACGCGCAAAAAGAAATTGATATCCAGGCTGATGCAACGAAAGAAGGCCAGTATATCAATTCAGGAATGATCAACGGAATGAAGTTTAATGAAGCCAATAAAACATTAATTGAATGGCTTGAAGAAAGAGGAGTTGGAAAAGGAAAAATCAATTACCGTTTGCGTGATGCCGTATTTGGCCGTCAGCGTTACTGGGGTGAACCTGTGCCGGTTTATTATAAAAATGACAGCACCGGACAACCTATACCTTATTTACTGGAAGAAAGTGAATTGCCACTGAATTTACCGGAAGTAGATAAATACCTGCCAACAGAAAGCGGAGAGCCACCATTGGGTAGGGCAGAAGGCTGGGAACATGGCACAGGTAATGCTTACGAACTGAGCACCATGCCGGGCTGGGCTGGCAGCAGCTGGTACTGGTACCGTTACATGGATTCCAAAAATGACGAAGAGTTTGCATCAAAAGAAGCGATTGATTACTGGCGTAATGTGGATTTGTACATTGGCGGTACTGAACATGCCACAGGACATTTGTTATACAGTCGTTTTTGGAATAAGTTTTTGAAAGACAGAGGGTTTGTTCCTGAGGAAGAGCCTTTCAAAAAACTGATCAACCAGGGGATGATCCAGGGACGGAGCAGTTTTGTGTATCGGGTAAAAAGCGAAGAGTTTAGTAAGCCGGTTTTTGTAAGTGCAGGATTGAGATCACAATATGAAGTCACTGCTTTGCACGTAGATGTGAATATTGTTGAAAATGATATTCTTGATATTGAAAAATTCAAAGCAACCCGTTTTGATATATCGGCTGAAAATGCAGAGTTTATCCTGGAAGACGGAAAATACCATTGCGGTGTGGAAGTAGAAAAAATGTCTAAATCCAAGTTCAATGTTGTGAACCCGGATGACATTGTGACTAAATATGGTGCAGATACTTTGCGGCTATATGAAATGTTTCTTGGGCCATTAGAACAGGCAAAACCCTGGAATACAAATGGCATCGACGGAACATATCGTTTTATCCGTAAATTCTGGCGTTTGTTTTATTCTGAAACCGGGCAATGGCTGGTAAAAGAGGAAGCCGCGAAGCCGGAAGAGTTGAAAGTATTGCACAAGACAATCAAAAAGATCGAAGAGGATATTGAGCACTTTTCTTTCAATACTGCTGTGAGTGCGTTTATGGTTTGTGTAAATGAACTGGGTGCCCTGAAATGTCATAGTAAGGCTGTGTTGCAGGAGTTGGTTGTGTTGCTTTCTCCTTACGCTCCGCACATAACAGAAGAACTTTGGGATGCACTGGGCAATGAAAAGGGAATGGTTTCTAAAACAGCTTTCCCAAAATTTGAGCCTCAATATGTTGTGGAAGCTATTTTTGAATATCCAATCCAGATCAACGGAAAAGTGAGGATTTCTTTGCCATTTGCATTGGATACTACGCCTGCCGATATTGAAAAGGAAGTACTGGCTAATGAAACGGTTCAGAGATGGATGGAAGGAAATGTAGCTAAAAAGGTTATTGTTGTTCCAAAACGTATTGTAAACGTCGTTATTTAA
- a CDS encoding sugar phosphate isomerase/epimerase — MLSHGGFAQSGKALYTNPVGVQAYTFRESWPKGIEATLDTIQSFGITEMEGGPLNGMSTEELRKQLDKRGIKMKSIGADYKMLAASTDETIKNAKILGAEYVMVAWIPHEKTFDLETAKKAVEDFNRSGKILKENGITLCYHTHGFEFVPYADGTLFDYIVKNTNPEYVSFEMDILWVAFPGQDPAKLLTKYGNRWKLMHLKDLKKGVKGDLSGGTPTTNDVALGTGSIDIPAVLKAAKKAGIKHYFIEDESPSYIKQIPVTIAYIKGLKE; from the coding sequence TTGTTAAGCCACGGAGGTTTTGCCCAATCCGGAAAAGCACTATATACAAATCCTGTCGGGGTTCAGGCTTATACTTTTCGGGAGAGCTGGCCCAAAGGAATAGAAGCAACACTGGATACGATTCAGTCTTTTGGTATTACTGAAATGGAAGGAGGACCGCTCAACGGAATGTCGACCGAAGAACTGCGTAAACAGCTGGATAAAAGAGGAATAAAAATGAAGTCTATTGGGGCTGACTATAAAATGCTGGCAGCCAGTACCGACGAAACCATTAAAAATGCCAAAATTCTGGGTGCGGAATACGTGATGGTAGCATGGATCCCTCATGAAAAAACATTCGACCTGGAAACGGCAAAAAAAGCTGTGGAAGATTTTAACAGGTCAGGTAAAATCCTTAAAGAGAACGGAATTACACTTTGTTACCACACGCATGGTTTCGAGTTCGTTCCTTATGCTGACGGCACTTTGTTTGATTATATTGTAAAAAATACAAATCCGGAATATGTATCCTTCGAAATGGATATTTTATGGGTTGCTTTTCCTGGGCAGGATCCGGCAAAGCTTTTAACTAAATATGGTAACCGCTGGAAACTGATGCATTTAAAGGATCTGAAAAAAGGTGTGAAAGGTGATCTGTCGGGCGGAACTCCAACGACCAACGACGTGGCACTTGGAACAGGTTCGATTGACATCCCGGCTGTTTTGAAAGCTGCAAAAAAAGCCGGAATCAAACATTATTTTATTGAAGACGAAAGCCCGTCTTATATCAAACAGATACCGGTAACGATCGCCTACATCAAAGGATTGAAAGAATAA
- a CDS encoding amidohydrolase, with translation MKKINLGFLTLLSLSTFTTYGQTTVTKEQKEVIVSLDKKKDHYGDVSKKIWDLAEVGYMEVKSSAILEEELEKEGFTLEKGVAGIPTAFVATYGKGKPEISILAEYDALPGMAQEAVPERKVIEGQKAGHACGHHLFGTGSVAAAIAVKEWLKQNGKTGTIKLMGCPAEEGGSGKVYMVREGVFKNSDIVLHWHPGDHNSANPMSSLANISAKFRFYGVAAHAAGAPEKGRSALDGVEAMDYMVNMMREHVPQDTKIHYVITRGGEAPNVVPAFAEVYYYARHSNRDVVKGVWERIMEAAKGAAMGTGTKVEVEVTGGAYDLLPIESLSRVLYKNLEAVGGVSYTPEEISFSEKIIASLTTSEGAKPTYTDAAAVTPFSANPEALGGSTDVGDVSWAVPTVGFGAATWVPGTPAHSWQAVAAGGTDIGKKGMMVASKTLALTAIDLFKDPALIEKAHADWLKARGANFKYDAMVGDRKPALDYRK, from the coding sequence ATGAAGAAGATTAATTTGGGATTTCTGACTTTATTAAGTCTGAGTACTTTTACAACTTACGGACAAACAACGGTCACAAAAGAACAAAAAGAAGTTATTGTCAGTCTCGACAAGAAAAAAGACCATTATGGCGATGTTTCAAAAAAAATCTGGGATCTGGCAGAAGTTGGCTATATGGAAGTGAAGAGTTCGGCGATCCTTGAAGAAGAATTGGAAAAAGAAGGCTTCACATTGGAAAAAGGTGTTGCCGGCATTCCTACTGCATTTGTGGCTACGTATGGAAAAGGAAAACCGGAAATCAGTATCCTGGCTGAATATGATGCGCTTCCGGGTATGGCGCAGGAAGCCGTTCCGGAGCGGAAAGTTATTGAAGGACAAAAAGCCGGTCATGCATGCGGACATCATCTTTTTGGGACCGGATCAGTGGCGGCCGCAATTGCAGTAAAAGAATGGCTGAAACAAAATGGGAAAACAGGTACTATTAAATTAATGGGCTGCCCCGCAGAAGAAGGTGGCTCGGGAAAAGTATATATGGTAAGAGAAGGCGTGTTCAAAAATTCGGACATTGTTTTACACTGGCATCCGGGAGATCATAATTCTGCAAACCCGATGTCATCACTTGCAAATATTTCCGCCAAATTTCGTTTTTACGGCGTTGCTGCCCATGCTGCCGGAGCTCCTGAAAAAGGCCGTTCGGCATTGGATGGTGTGGAAGCAATGGACTATATGGTAAATATGATGCGTGAACACGTCCCGCAGGATACCAAGATTCATTATGTAATAACCCGGGGTGGAGAAGCGCCAAATGTTGTTCCTGCTTTTGCAGAAGTTTACTATTATGCGCGTCACAGCAATAGGGACGTTGTGAAAGGTGTTTGGGAAAGAATCATGGAAGCTGCCAAAGGTGCAGCTATGGGAACAGGTACAAAAGTTGAAGTAGAAGTTACTGGCGGCGCTTACGATTTACTGCCGATTGAATCTCTTTCACGTGTTTTATACAAAAATCTTGAAGCTGTTGGAGGTGTAAGCTATACGCCGGAAGAGATTTCATTTTCAGAGAAAATCATTGCCTCACTAACGACTTCAGAAGGCGCAAAACCTACATACACAGATGCTGCCGCAGTTACGCCGTTCTCTGCAAACCCGGAAGCGCTCGGTGGGTCAACAGATGTTGGTGATGTAAGCTGGGCTGTCCCAACAGTCGGATTTGGGGCTGCAACCTGGGTGCCCGGTACACCAGCACATAGCTGGCAGGCAGTAGCTGCCGGTGGAACCGACATTGGAAAAAAAGGTATGATGGTGGCTTCCAAAACGCTTGCATTGACGGCCATTGATCTGTTCAAAGATCCTGCTTTAATCGAAAAAGCCCACGCAGACTGGCTAAAAGCAAGAGGTGCCAACTTTAAATATGATGCAATGGTTGGAGATCGTAAACCGGCATTAGATTACAGAAAGTAA